The genomic DNA TTCAAGGGAAGCAGAAGAACAAGGTGAACTAGTTGGTTGAACAAGTTTATTTGAAAGCTCATTACAATTAAAGGTCACATACCGTACTGAAAGGTTCCAAGATCCTTTTCTAATAGTCTTTAGACTCTTTACAATGCCTTGTCACATATCCCTAGACAATCTCGAAAACCTTACCTTCACTGGTCCACAAAAACCTTACCTTCTTCAGAGACAATCTCGAACCCAACTACAGTTGTTTCATATCCCTAGGTGTGATTGCATTGCTTCTTCCCTCCTTGCCACAATCCTCACAGTTGTTCATCTTTGCAGTTCATGCCCCTCTCCTGACTATTAAGTCTGATTTCACTGAGGTTAATCATAATCCCCGAACGAATTGCCAAGCTGGCAAGTTTCTTTTCAACCCAAGTCTCTTACAAAACATTAAACTTGGTGATGCATATGGTGAAAGGACTCCGTTCAATTCCTAACTTTCTCCTTAGTGCCTTGTTTAAAATTATCCAATATCATCATGTCTGGCACTATGTTTTAGATTTTAAGCTGGTGATACTGATTTATATCACTCTCTACTGATGCTCATAAGATGATATGTTACTATATTCCatatttcttctcttcttttattcaTTGTGATGGTGCCTCTTTACTTTCAACTTTCAAGCATTGTCCACAAAGCCCGCTAgtccaagaaaaaaatgagCGGTGAGTCTGTTTGGGTTAATCTGGTGCCAGATTTATTTTTGAGCAAATTCATGAAGGGAataaatattagttaaatacATATTATTTGGCAATGAAATTGTGGAGAAATATCTAATTTTTTGTACAAAATCCCATATAGGTTCTTTACTAGGTAAGGCATGGCTTTATAAGCGACTTTAGAGAATTCCAAGTGTAATATTTAACTAATCCATTTGGGGTATAGTGTAAATGTGGCTAGCACTTCTCTAGGTCgtaacaaatggtatcagaacaACCTAATAATACCATGTGACACTGAGGCATTGTAGCGTGGCATGTTCCCTAACGAGGATGCCAAGAATTTGAGTGAGGGAGATTGTAACACCCCGGAAAGGTAAGTCCCACATTGGGTGTACAAATTGTGAAGGTGTTGCATGAATACTAAGTACCACATAGGTTCCTTTGTAGGTGAAATGGGCTTTATAAGTGACTTTAGAGAATTCCAATTGTAAtattgattagtcattttgggaTATAATACACATGTGGTTAGCGCTTCTCTGGGCTGTGCGAGTAAACGTGTAATCGTCTTTTATATTCATGAAGTAAGTGTCACAAGGGGGAGTGGCCCATAAAGGTCCCATAAAGCAGTTGAGACTGTTGATTCTATAATGCAACTGTGGAATGAACGTGTTCATTTGGTGATTTTGTGTCAATAATCAATTCCACTTTTATTGTTATATATTGTTGTTAACTGATCTAAGGTTGAactctttttaactttattttgtttgtcaaaCCCTGTTAAATTGTTGCCATACCCATCTGACTGTTGCctaatttaccttttttttttctctttttcttttttcaatttaaaaaaaaaaaaaaaactgcagaCAGAAGGTAGCAGTTGCACTCATGGATACCATATCTTTCCTTGACAAGTTTGAGCAGGGAATTAAAGAATGCCTTGAAGCTTGACCATTATGATATGACTAAAATATTCTGGTGTATATTGTACTCAAAGGTTTTGCAGCTTGTCTGTTGAACTTGGAAGATGGTGGACGTATGTCCATATTGACTTGATCTTTGCTGTCCTGTTGTTTTTCACCTTCCTATGTCTTCTTTCCCCATGATCTCATTATTTGTTGTCCCGCGACTCCATTTTTCTGTAGAGGCAAGATACTTGTAATGAAGTATTATTATTGGAAGGAAGTTGGTGTTAGTTTCCCTTGCTTCACCTGTTGAAGTAAATTTCTCTGGAATGATTATTGTGGATGCACTCACTAATCCCCCACCCCTGCGTTctgaccaaagaaaaagaaatattgatgCTTCTTTCTGTTGGAGTTGGGACTTAGAAAATAGTGAAATTCTGGAAGTTTGTCGATTTTGACATGTTCTTTGCTGTACTTTAATGCTTTCTCTTCCATCACTTCTCCTTTTCCCTTGAgcttgttttttgttctttagtaGTGCCTAGATATCTGTAACCTGTTATTATTATCTAAAGGATTTTGATGTTGGTCATTGTTGGTATCTCTGGCCTGGTTTGCCTGTTGCACTTAATATCTCTGGAATGACTTTGTtgagaaaacattttgtttttttctcctgGCGGGTTATACATTATATTGGCTTGACATTATATACGAAAATGCCTGTCATGGTTGATATATGTTGCATGTGTAGAACTGAAGTATAGCTGAAACTATAAATTAAAGGGACTTCTTAGAATTTTTGTGCTTGAACACTTTTCTCTTGgagaaaaagagtaatgttatttagttgATTGCTATATAGCTGTCACATAATTGAAATGACATGATAGTAAAAACAGCATTTGGATCAGTAAGGGCTtgtaaaaaaaagtcaaaggtTTGATTTTTACTGTAATATCATCTCAATTGTATGAAAGTCATAtagtagtctactaaataacatttcttgaagaaaaaattagaaCTAGTGATGTATGGTAGTTCATATACCTGTGATTGCAAGAAAACCAACTTAATGGctatcatatttttcttctgaTTATCTGTCAAAAATCAGTACATACATTTAGGTAATACTACAAACAATGATGCCTACATTTATGCTATAATTGCTAGCTGTCTATATTAACTCTGATCTGTTGGCTTTCTATGGAATGGTTTGGTTGGGTGAACCAGAAGCCTGCACCAAATATAAGCGACAGCATGGCGTTCCATCATCTGGATGCTGTTGTACGGATCTAGGCAAGCTGCGAAGCTTGTTAAACAGATTTAGTGGATCGTGCATTAGCCCGAAATGAGCGTCGGGATCACCAATTTGAGAAAGCTTAACATGAGGAAACCCCAGAGATGGCAGGAGATGATCAGGCCAATCACTGTAGAAGTGGAAGATGGACTCTGAAAGCGTGGTTGATGGTTTGTTCATGAAATCAGCTAATAGGACTGTATGGGTTAGGGCACACTTCTCAGCTATGATCTTCAGCACCTGCGTGGCATGGGAGTGGGACAGGTAATAAAGGATTCCTTCAAGAACCCATATTGTGTTCTTCTCTGGCACAAACCCTGATGtttgaagcttttcaagccAGTCATTATCTCTAATATCTGCTGCCACTCTGGTCAGGGATTTTGCCGTCTCCTTTAGATGCTGGTGTTCATCTTTGGATTCCATTGCTGTCTGTAGAAGAGATGCTTTCACTTGCAAGACTTTGGGAAAATCGACTTCAAAAACATCGCTATCCTTCAAGCAGTTTAAACGGTATGCCCTTGCATCCATCCCTGAAAGAAAACagacagaagaaaaaaaaattatatatatatattttgtttcatttcatGCCAAcctgggaaaaataaaaataaaacatttaatgTTTATAGTAAGTACTTTCTAGATAGGCCATAGTCCGCTTTCAATGGTGTGCGTAAGCGTCTGCTATTTGTCATTAAAGATATGTAAAACATGGCTCTGCACTAAAGTTTGGTACTCAAAACAGTTTGCCATAACAGAGTGTTCCAACCCATTATTTTCATGAGAGCAGGGGAGCGTTTTTAATCACCTGGTTTGCTTCAGACTTAGCAGGATTGATTGAGCAACAAGGCGGTAAAAATAAATCACTCGTGTGAAGTAATGCATTGTtaaaaataaggggaaaatacatttaCTCATAAACAAATGGACATCTCATTTGCACTCATCTCTCAAATTACCATTTGTGACACATAGTCCCTGTCAACTATAAATCGGTTTCAAAAAGACCCTTCCATTAGCTGATCGCATTAAAATGGACGGAATTTGTAGCACGTGCCATACAAGTGCATATTAGGGCTTGAAATGCTCAGATTGCCCTAAACCATCATTTGCAAAAACACCCTTAAACTATCATTTGTATGCTTTAAGTGATGTACATGACTTATATGTACATATTTTAGACTCAAAGCCCAAATTATCGTGATTTTGgagaaataaatgcaaaatattaCGAGTTGAGAGGTAGTCGACTACCCTTTGAAGGCTTTTGGGGTGTCCAAAATGCGCACGTAAGTCATGTATGTCACTTTCTGGCCATTTTAATGTCAATATCTGCATGAGCCAAATTATAAAGAAATAGTTGTTCGAGGGGGTTAAGCGTcacaaaattgtagtttgatgttgtttttgcaaattatagtttagggtaatctgGGTATTTCAAGTCCAAAATATACAGGGGCAAGTGTTACAAATTCCATCTATTTTAACTTCAACAACTAACAGAGGAGCTATTTTGTAACGAAATAGTAGTTTAAAGGGTCCAATATTATAAATGGTAGTTCGAGAGTAAGTGCGAATGAGGTGGGTGTTGATGGGATTgagtataatttttttgtcttcCTAAAAATAACTCGAGGGCCTGTTAGTCACCCGAACAAACTCCTCACAttacaaaatcatgatttttggaTTTCTTTGATTTCTCCTGTATTCATTGATGTATAATGCAATAAAACATGCTGGTCAACCAAATGCAACAATTGTGGAAAGGCAAATTACCAACCTGCTCCGAGGAAAACAACTTGGGCCTCCTTCATGGTGAATGAATTAAGAAGGGCTTCAATTTTGGAATCAAACCAAAGGGTTCGAACAGCGAGAATCACGCCGGAGACTTCTCGTGCATTGCTGATGCGGTCTTTCTTTATCTTCTCATACAGGCTTGTAAGGTACGTCTCGCCTGCAAGCAAATCTGCAAGTGGGTCGTGGATCAAATGCTTCCACAGGGCTCTTCCCGCCGCCGTTTGACACGCCGACCGTTGCAGAGGATCCCATTCGTTCTCAATCGTCGCATGGACTTCCCTAACGGCGTTAGTAAACAGCAAGCCTGGAAGCTTCAGCTCGGGCGGCCACGTCGGGTCTTCAGGTAAGGCATTTTCATGATCTTGATCTGACATGCCTGCAAATTGGAAATTATTACAAGGGAGTGAAGGAGataatgcatgcatatataagaaaaatgagaagaatgGTAGGGATAAGAAAAGAGAGCCACACACAAAACCAACGCTTGAGAAAAATAGCTCTATCGTATCCAGCCTCTTTGCCTTTCTGAAAGGGAAGGTGTCAGCGTAGTCCACGACTACCACAATTTTGTAGTGTCTTTCTTTCCTAAATAAGTAAACCAGAGTAGCTCCACCAAAAACGACATGTTATTAGATGTGTGGCTCCCAACTTGAACAACACACAAAATAGTTCTAtgtttgttgatatttttattttt from Corylus avellana chromosome ca6, CavTom2PMs-1.0 includes the following:
- the LOC132184470 gene encoding uncharacterized protein LOC132184470 isoform X2, coding for MSDQDHENALPEDPTWPPELKLPGLLFTNAVREVHATIENEWDPLQRSACQTAAGRALWKHLIHDPLADLLAGETYLTSLYEKIKKDRISNAREVSGVILAVRTLWFDSKIEALLNSFTMKEAQVVFLGAGMDARAYRLNCLKDSDVFEVDFPKVLQVKASLLQTAMESKDEHQHLKETAKSLTRVAADIRDNDWLEKLQTSGFVPEKNTIWVLEGILYYLSHSHATQVLKIIAEKCALTHTVLLADFMNKPSTTLSESIFHFYSDWPDHLLPSLGFPHVKLSQIGDPDAHFGLMHDPLNLFNKLRSLPRSVQQHPDDGTPCCRLYLVQASGSPNQTIP
- the LOC132184470 gene encoding uncharacterized protein LOC132184470 isoform X1; this translates as MHALSPSLPCNNFQFAGMSDQDHENALPEDPTWPPELKLPGLLFTNAVREVHATIENEWDPLQRSACQTAAGRALWKHLIHDPLADLLAGETYLTSLYEKIKKDRISNAREVSGVILAVRTLWFDSKIEALLNSFTMKEAQVVFLGAGMDARAYRLNCLKDSDVFEVDFPKVLQVKASLLQTAMESKDEHQHLKETAKSLTRVAADIRDNDWLEKLQTSGFVPEKNTIWVLEGILYYLSHSHATQVLKIIAEKCALTHTVLLADFMNKPSTTLSESIFHFYSDWPDHLLPSLGFPHVKLSQIGDPDAHFGLMHDPLNLFNKLRSLPRSVQQHPDDGTPCCRLYLVQASGSPNQTIP